GATCAGCGACCGCTCGGGCCTGCCGTATGTGGTGGTCCGCAAAAAGCGCCGCACCTACATGCAGGAGCCGCTGATTCAGGAGGTGCCCAGCATGAGCCTGGGTGTCAACGAAACGCTGTGGCTGGACGCCCGGCACGCCCAGCACCTGCAGGGCAAAAAGGTGTTGATTGTGCAGGACGTGGTGGCTTCGGGCGGCACCAGCGCAGCGCTGGCCCGGCTGGCTGAGCGGGCCGGCGGGCAGGTGGTGGGTTACCTGGCCGCGTTTCACTATGGCGGCCGCCAGCGCAATTTCGAGGTGACCACCCTGCAGGAATTGCCCGGCACCGACGCGCAAGGCTAAACAGGAGCAGAGAAAAATTAGAAAGCACTGGCCCTGGCATAGATACCAGGGCCAGGCTACTGAGAGAGCTTAAAAACCGGGCAGGCTCAGAACGGAGTGTCTTCGCTGGCCGGTGCCGCAGCGGCGCGGGCCGGCGGGCGGCTCACCGACTGGCCTTCAGGCTGCGGGCGCGGTTCGTAGCGGCCCGCCGGCGCCGTGGCGCGGCCCTGGCCTTCACCGCGCGGAGCGTGCTGCCCGCCGGCCTGGGCCTGGCCCGGCTGCGGCGCGGCAAAGCGGTCCTGACGCTTGCCCCCACGGAAGATCGCCAGAGTGACGTACTCGATTTCGCCGTCGGCTTTCTCGCGCAGGTGTTCGGGATCGGTGGGGCGGGCGCCGCGGCTGTACTTGATGGCCTTCGGTAGCTTCAGCTTGCGGCTGTCCACCGCTTCCAGCTCACGGCGGCGGTAAGCGTGGCCGCGGTGCAGCACCATAACCTCGCCCTCGGGGTTGGTCCAGGGCCGCGCACCGATCAGCGACCAGTCGAAATCGGGTTCGTTATCCAGCGGAAACACGTAGCCGCCAGAAGGCACTTCGCCGCTGGTCCAGCCCAGGCGGCCATAGTGGCGCTGAATGTCCATCACCTGATCGGCCCGCTCGACATCCACCGTGACTTTGGCGCCCAGATCGGTCGTAAATTCAATATGCAGCATCTCTCCTGCCTCCTTTTATGTAAATAACATAACATATCCAGGCAGGTCCGTCTAGCATGGTTCCCTGCCTGGCCTCTGGGAGTCAGGCGCCGACAAATCAGGCGCTGGCGAATCAGGTTGTGGGGACGAACGGCCAGGTCACCTCGCCGGCAGGGTCGCCCGGCTCCAGTTCGCTCCAGTCGCGGCCACCGTAACGCGGATACACCTCGCGGGTCGGTTGCAGGCTGCGCTCGCCGTGTGCCTCGGCATAAGCCTGCACGGCTGCGTAGGCCTGCAGGATTTCAGGAAACTGAAACTGGGCGCGGGTCAGGGTGACGTAGGCCTCGGTGTAGGCCGGCTCGGGCCGCTGCATGAAGTCAGGATGGGCCGGCAGCTCTCCCCGGTACGGCCAGCAGATTTCGGCCGGGCCGTCGCTGTCTTCGGTCACTTCACCGTGATAAATGACCAGGGGTGCGCCACTCAGCTGAGCACCGTGCTCGGTCAAGTGGCGGTGCAGGGCAGCAAAGCCCTCGCTGATGGCCTGTGGCAGGTCCGGAGCCAGAACATGGCGGGTCACGGTCAGCAGTTGCTGGGCCGGCACGCGGCGAACTCGAATGTCGTAGGTCATGGGTGTCTCTCCGCTGAGGGTGTCCATCAGGAACTGCGCCAGAGCCTCGCGGCTGGCGAAAGCCTGCTGCTCTCGCTGCCACAGCCCGCGCAGCTGCTCTGCCTGAGCGGCAGCCGGGGCGTCTACCACCTGCCGGATCTCGGCCAGGGGCAGGTTCAGCTGCCGCAGCCGGACAATCAATCGGGCGCGTTCCAGTTGCCCGGGGGCGTAGTAGCGGTAACCGCTGGCCTCGTCCACCCAAGCGGGCGGCAACAGGTCCAGCGTGTCGTACAGGCGCAGGGCTTTGCGGCTGAGCCGTGAGCGGCGCGAGAATTCGCCCAGGCTGAGCAGGTCTGATGGTGAGGGG
This region of Deinococcus sp. Marseille-Q6407 genomic DNA includes:
- a CDS encoding phosphoribosyltransferase family protein; the encoded protein is MTPIQVTVGSVTRELPTVQVGAVQRVPLVEFLGDSEFTKAAAEALVPLLNPQAEIMLTVVTNALPLVHEISDRSGLPYVVVRKKRRTYMQEPLIQEVPSMSLGVNETLWLDARHAQHLQGKKVLIVQDVVASGGTSAALARLAERAGGQVVGYLAAFHYGGRQRNFEVTTLQELPGTDAQG
- a CDS encoding single-stranded DNA-binding protein, which encodes MLHIEFTTDLGAKVTVDVERADQVMDIQRHYGRLGWTSGEVPSGGYVFPLDNEPDFDWSLIGARPWTNPEGEVMVLHRGHAYRRRELEAVDSRKLKLPKAIKYSRGARPTDPEHLREKADGEIEYVTLAIFRGGKRQDRFAAPQPGQAQAGGQHAPRGEGQGRATAPAGRYEPRPQPEGQSVSRPPARAAAAPASEDTPF
- a CDS encoding MerR family transcriptional regulator gives rise to the protein MTTPHPSPSDLLSLGEFSRRSRLSRKALRLYDTLDLLPPAWVDEASGYRYYAPGQLERARLIVRLRQLNLPLAEIRQVVDAPAAAQAEQLRGLWQREQQAFASREALAQFLMDTLSGETPMTYDIRVRRVPAQQLLTVTRHVLAPDLPQAISEGFAALHRHLTEHGAQLSGAPLVIYHGEVTEDSDGPAEICWPYRGELPAHPDFMQRPEPAYTEAYVTLTRAQFQFPEILQAYAAVQAYAEAHGERSLQPTREVYPRYGGRDWSELEPGDPAGEVTWPFVPTT